Proteins from a single region of Pangasianodon hypophthalmus isolate fPanHyp1 chromosome 7, fPanHyp1.pri, whole genome shotgun sequence:
- the bbs7 gene encoding Bardet-Biedl syndrome 7 protein, whose product MELNLKHVDYLQVGVTSPKTMKLLPAVGRKATQKVAVADHDGVVNCFGMKKGEAVPVFRSLPGQKISRLELGGALGTPQEKIFVCSGSEVRGYTKKGKQFLSFEANLTESINAMRVSGADLFVCASYIYNHYCDCKDQDYFLSGDKINDMACLPVETVGRTVPVLACQDRVLRILQGSELLYDFEISGPPSVLELHNRDGGKDGEEVLYGTADGKLGLVQLTRSAPVPKWEVDNEKKKGGVLCIDTFDILGDGVKDILVGRDDGTVEIYGLDNSNEPTLRFESVLTESVTSIQGGCVGKESYDEVVTATYTGWVSGLTTEPQQMEAGPGDEVKMSRETQAKVAALRAELEQLQVKVMQGREKYQQSSQSSTAVSAVPVFSINDRFTLCQEDASYSLTLEVQTAIDNLLLQSDVPIDLLDVDKNSAVVSFSECDSEPNGNFLLATYRCQANTTRLELKVRSIEGQYGTLQAYVTPRLQPKTCQVRQYQIKPLSLHQRIHSIDHGRPMNTLRLVGQFSFAEIHSWVVFCLPEVPEKTPAGENITFYFQNTFLGTQLEASYCKGEGNFKSDNISTISILKDVLSKEATKRKINLNISYEVNEDSVSHTLKMIHPKLEYQLLLAKKVQLIDALKELQVHEGNADFLIPEYRNILDESARLLEEYKKQPAHLERLYGMITDLFIDKFKFKGQNVKTKVSQLLEILDNYDLNSLVDFFNDA is encoded by the exons ATGGAGCTCAATTTAAAGCATGTTGATTATCTGCAG GTTGGAGTGACTTCTCCGAAAACGATGAAACTTTTACCTGCGGTTGGTcgaaaagcaacacaaaag GTTGCTGTTGCAGATCATGATGGTGTGGTCAACTGTTTCGGGATGAAAAAGGGAGAGGCGGTT cctGTATTCAGAAGTCTCCCGGGACAGAAGATCTCCAGGCTGGAGCTAGGAGGTGCATTAGGAACACCACAGGAGAAGATCTTTGTGTGCTCGGGATCTGAGGTCAGGGGTTACACCAAAAAGGGCAAACAGTTCCTCTCTTTTGAGGCCAATCTGACAGAGAGCATCAACGCCAT GCGTGTTTCTGGGGCGGATCTTTTCGTGTGTGCCAGCTACATTTACAATCACTACTGTGACTGCAAAGACCAGGACTATTTTCTGTCAGGGGACAAGATCAACGACATGGCGTGTTTACCGGTTGAGACGGTGGGACGTACGGTGCCTGTTCTGGCGTGCCAGGACAGAGTACTGCGCATATTACAG GGATCTGAGCtgctgtatgattttgagatttCCGGCCCGCCGTCTGTTCTGGAGCTTCACAACAGAGATGGTG GTAAGGATGGGGAGGAAGTGCTTTATGGAACGGCTGATGGCAAACTGGGTCTGGTGCAGTTAACCCGTTCAGCTCCTGTCCCTAAGTGGGAGGTGGAcaatgagaagaaaaaaggag GTGTGCTGTGCATCGATACGTTTGACATCCTGGGTGACGGAGTAAAAGACATCCTGGTTGGGAGGGATGACGGGACGGTCGAGATCTACGGACTGGACAACTCCAACGAACCCACGTTGCGGTTTGAGAGC GTGTTGACTGAAAGTGTTACATCGATCCAGGGAGGGTGTGTAGGAAAGGAGTCATATGATGAGGTTGTCACGGCAACATACACAG GTTGGGTATCGGGTCTCACCACAGAGCCTCAGCAGATGGAGGCAGGACCAGGGGACGAGGTGAAGATGAGCCGAGAGACCCAGGCCAAGGTGGCCGCTCTCAG GGCCGAGCTGGAGCAGCTGCAGGTGAAGGTGATGCAGGGACGGGAGAAATACCAGCAGAGCTCTCAGTCCAGCACAGCTGTTTCCGCCGTGCCAGTCTTTAGCATCAACGACAGGTTCACTCTGTGCCAAGAGGATGCCAGCTACAGCCTCACGCTGGAGGTGCAGACCGCCATCGATAACCTGCTGCTACAG agTGATGTTCCTATAGACCTGCTGGATGTGGATAAGAACTCAGCAGTGGTTAGTTTCAGCGAATGTGATTCGGAG CCAAATGGGAATTTCCTCCTCGCCACATACAGATGCCAGGCTAACACCACACGGCTGGAATTGAAG GTAAGGTCAATTGAGGGTCAGTATGGTACACTTCAGGCCTACGTAACCCCACGGCTACAGCCTAAAACCTGTCAGGTGCGTCAGTACCAGATCAAACCACTCTCGCTCCACCAGAGGATCCACAGCATCGATCACGGCAG GCCCATGAACACCTTGAGGCTGGTGGGGCAGTTcagctttgcagaaatccaCTCATGGGTCGTGTTCTGCCTGCCCGAGGTGCCTGAGAAAACTCCAGCAGGAGAAAACATCACCTTCTACTTTCAGAACACCTTCCTGGGAACGCAGCTTGAGGCGAGCTACTG CAAAGGAGAAGGGAACTTTAAATCAGATAACATTTCAACTATATCCATCCTCAAGGATGTTCTCTCTAAGGAGGCCACCAAGCGCAAAATCAATCTAAACATTTCTTATG AAGTGAATGAAGATTCTGTGAGCCATACACTGAAGATGATTCATCCTAAGCTTGAGTATCAGCTCTTGTTGGCCAAAAAAGTTCAGCTTATTGATGCTTTGAAG GAGCTGCAAGTGCATGAAGGAAATGCAGATTTTCTGATTCCAGAGTATCGCAATATACTCGACGAGTCTGCTCGTCTGTTAGAAGAATACAAAAAACAGCCAGCCCACCTGGAAAGATTATACG GCATGATAACTGACCTCTTCATTGACAAGTTCAAATTCAAAGGGCAAAATGTCAAGACAAAGGTTTCACAGCTCCTTGAAATATTAGACAACTATGATCTGAACTCTCTGGTGGACTTTTTCAATGATGCTTAA
- the ccna2 gene encoding cyclin-A2: MSAQGSALDGVEAVYQENQENMPARLRGANKSRLENQENVNANKPATRTVLGALANNPRRQPALRGSKQSSAPQACKSEDSSKSYVEKPAFQIHVDEPDGACSKKQASTKQATVGCSPLTLNPTVTRLRQPLATIDLPMELSFDSPMDMSIVEGDERTVNVNEVTDYAAEIHTHLREMEVKCRPKAGYMKKQPDITNSMRAILVDWLVEVGEEYKLQNETLYLAVNYIDRFLSSMSVLRGKLQLVGTAAMLLASKFEEIYPPEVAEFVYITDDTYSKKQVLRMEHLVLKVLSFDLAAPTIVQFLTQYFLRQRVCNKVESLSMFLGELSLVDADPFLKYLPSQIAAAAFILANYTITGASWSKALAEMTGYTLEDLMPCIQDLHQTYLGAAQHAQQSVREKYKGSKYHEVSVLEPPQKLMLN; the protein is encoded by the exons ATGTCTGCACAAGGAAGCGCGCTGGATGGAGTAGAAGCGGTTTACCAGGAAAATCAGGAAAACATGCCTGCACGGTTACGAGGTGCAAATAAGAGCAGGCTGGAGAACCAGGAGAATGTGAACGCTAATAAACCGGCCACCAGGACCGTCCTGGGGGCTCTAGCCAACAACCCACGCCGACAGCCCGCCTTGCGAGGCTCCAAGCAG aGCTCGGCACCCCAAGCCTGTAAATCGGAAGACTCCAGCAAAAGCTATGTTGAAAAGCCTGCTTTTCAGATTCACGTCGATGAACCTGATGGGGCCTGCTCCAAAAAACAAGCGTCCACCAAACAAGCCACCGTGGGCTGCTCTCCATTAACACTGAATCCGACAGTAACACGGCTCAGGCAGCCTCTCGCCACTATTGACCTTCCCATGGAGCTCAGTTTTG ATTCTCCCATGGACATGTCGATAGTTGAGGGTGACGAGAGGactgtgaatgtaaatgaagtTACTGATTACGCTGCTGAAATCCACACACATTTAAGGGAGATGGAG GTTAAATGTAGGCCGAAAGCAGGCTACATGAAGAAGCAGCCCGACATCACAAACAGTATGCGTGCCATCCTGGTGGACTGGCTGGTGGAAGTCGGAGAGGAGTACAAGCTCCAGAATGAGACGCTGTACCTGGCCGTGAACTACATTGACCGCTTCCTGTCTTCCATGTCTGTCCTGAGGGGGAAGCTCCAGCTCGTCGGCACTGCAGCCATGCTCTTGGCTTC GAAGTTTGAAGAAATCTACCCCCCAGAGGTGGCCGAGTTTGTCTACATCACTGACGACACCTACTCAAAGAAGCAAGTGTTAAGAATGGAGCATCTGGTACTAAAGGTCCTCTCTTTTGACCTGGCAGCACCGACAATCGTCCAGTTTCTCACTCAGTACTTCCTCAGGCAGCGAGTCTGCAACAAAGTGGAGAGCTTGTCTATG tttcttGGAGAGCTAAGTTTAGTGGATGCAGATCCCTTCCTGAAGTACCTTCCATCTCAAATAGCTGCTGCGGCCTTTATTTTGGCAAACTACACCATCACAGGGGCTTCATGG TCCAAGGCTCTGGCTGAGATGACTGGCTACACTCTGGAAGACCTCATGCCATGTATCCAAGATCTCCATCAGACCTACCTCGGTGCTGCTCAGCACGCACAGCAGTCAGTCAGAGAGAAATACAAGGGCTCGAA ATACCATGAGGTTTCTGTCCTTGAACCCCCACAGAAGCTGATGTTGAATTGa
- the tmem33 gene encoding transmembrane protein 33 — MADTDQRNAPPPPPPPQTGPVQFLLSNKLETAMWLSRLFTVYCSIMFILPLLGPMAAANFYQRALLANALTSALRLHQRLPHFQLSRAFLSQALQEDSCHYLLYSLILVNSYPITMSIFPVFLFSLLHATTYTKKVLDTMGPGSLMFVRNFLNKLTANQQNILKFIACNEIFLMPATVFMLFSGQGSLLQPFIYYRFLTLRYASRRNPYCRTLFTELRILLEHFVMKPACPAFFRRMCLNSIAFISRLAPTGV, encoded by the exons atGGCCGACACAGATCAGCGAAAtgcccctcctcctcctcctcctccacagaCAGGGCCTGTG CAATTCCTGTTGAGTAACAAACTGGAGACGGCCATGTGGCTCTCGCGTCTCTTCACGGTCTACTGCTCCATCATGTTCATCCTTCCTCTGCTTGG GCCAATGGCAGCGGCTAACTTCTACCAGAGGGCTCTCTTGGCCAACGCTTTGACCAGCGCTCTGCGTCTGCACCAGAGGCTTCCTCATTTCCAGCTGAGCCGAGCCTTCCTTTCGCAGGCGTTACAGGAGGACAGCTGCCATTACCTCCTTTACTCACTCATCCTGGTCAACTCCTACCCCATCACCA TGAGCATATTCCCTGTGTTCCTCTTCTCACTGCTTCATGCCACCACTTACACTAAGAAGGTTCTGGAT acGATGGGACCGGGCAGTCTGATGTTCGTACGGAACTTCCTGAACAAGCTCACAGCCAATCAGCAGAACATTCTCAAGTTCATTGCCTGCAATGAGATCTTCCTGATGCCAGCGACTGTCTTCATGCTCTTCAG cGGACAGGGCAGCCTGCTGCAGCCCTTCATTTATTACCGCTTCCTGACTTTGCGTTATGCCTCCAGACGAAACCCTTACTGTCG GACCTTGTTCACGGAGTTGCGGATTCTCCTGGAGCACTTTGTGATGAAGCCTGCCTGCCCAGCCTTCTTCAGGAGAATGTGCCTCAATAGCATCGCCTTCATTAGCCGGCTGGCCCCTACAGGAGTCTAA
- the LOC113542712 gene encoding uncharacterized protein LOC113542712: MLQFETLLLRQLQKQQNRDEFCDTVLQTQGVSVPVHSCVLSAFSPRLYGTLSSMPVPMAGQRRLIELQAVDACTLLSLVSLLYSGQLHENREQVLSAAQTLGIVLPQWQEERHGGKVGRRKKREDSEQEIEKEVDAREWDDRLTGRMDEGSGGQKEKIRESGTQTECGRETDERGAQTDLACSEPQSIQTIYLIDQSICSTNQELGSYMDIHDTALALQAIHPERKSSTCDVLAVASETGDCHTVSESACVSQIYLYSLETSYHQPSTSVTLHPHNGFLDQSMVVPAAGADAINDLKQFEGNIPGFISHFLDSTDSQNIGRMGQGCAREGAKEEQVVKRARARSTGGGSVREWVRWIGGGRGGRRQRRMERWGLVARLAWRGQGGGRVGRLLETRSTGKNPMRTFQRRRGREAFVEAGEARGRGRHREKGKTGTIAGSEEQNDPPRKRRPRGRPRVRPLPPASRSFSTMTSTKQDTLDPTELDLLHTVTPTPAVQMEPIQPIDTLLDDIMTGLHFLPPAENQTNQHGLMNTTTSRGPPISKAMYPNSQSVKSTDPKQHLEGEISDILDHFLRTFEQQVGCCGLDAGDETSQDKLDAGSGESDPSTDPWSSTPKTYSQLQPHNPHLHHQKPQANVLHTSSTLSTQPPFTYRVNPSVAEKTNAQDGQIHGSEMEKPSTDQNIVQQFENRRLTRSQSMKRKLETALISLQNPDKRKCKEKQSADTKKKRQRDDRGRSEACANKSGVNNLNKNNKNRATRARIDERQKQASATERRHGVNRSGRRKKSVENRSHKMDVFYERKKSPQEGRPGINGCGETKKNVGKGYVEAERISNGQSSEKSQIGGTCFEIASSAMEKVRMLLQLQGEEEDEIANESVGIHGENKVGNGRLVNHKSISGAEERLAVENGLHGHLGEIQEPEDEGRIIVNGEGEGQERISSIVEVSQRQEEEERMAIGLRQEELMTEECSVPFQLNLPSNAVFSAKEGNNNNETTLNTTESVTNVLDSWPGDVVSALRVHLLQREVVPPSTQSTMHKTADLTLDVGDAPRLTSTAQLSHTQPCQERLSPHMSTKDLLQLAGSSVDEEEDVDVLEVSSPTSELPAVPTVFLGVDLSTEEEEVDEDVEIDVLGLQSD; the protein is encoded by the exons ATGCTGCAGTTTGAGACATTGCTTCTGAGACAGTTGCAGAAGCAGCAGAACAGGGATGAGTTCTGTGACACTGTCCTTCAAACTCAAG GTGTGTCAGTGCCAGTACACAGCTGTGTGCTGTCTGCCTTCAGTCCCAGGCTCTATGGCACTCTATCCTCCATGCCAGTACCCATGGCTGGGCAGAGACGGCTAATCGAGCTCCAGGCTGTGGATGCCTGCACTCTGCTTAGCTTGGTTAGTCTGCTCTACTCAGGTCAGTTACATGAGAACAGAGAGCAGGTCCTCTCAGCTGCACAAACATTGGGCATTGTGTTACCTCAGTGGCAAGAAGAAAGACATGGAGGAAAagtgggaagaagaaaaaagagagaggattCTGAAcaagagatagagaaagaggtGGATGCCAGAGAGTGGGATGATAGGCTAACCGGAAGAATGGACGAGGGCAGTggaggacagaaagagaagatAAGAGAGAGTGGTACACAGACTGAGTGTGGGAGAGAAACAGATGAGAGAGGTGCACAAACAGATCTGGCATGCTCAGAGCCTCAGAGCATCCAGACTATTTATCTGATTGACCAGTCGATATGCTCCACCAACCAGGAGCTTGGCAGTTACATGGATATCCATGATACGGCATTGGCATTGCAGGCAATCCATCCAGAAAGGAAATCGTCCACTTGTGATGTGTTAGCCGTGGCCTCTGAGACAGGAGATTGTCACACAGTGAGTGAATCTGCCTGTGTATCCCAAATCTACCTATATTCCTTGGAAACCTCATACCACCAACCTTCCACTTCTGTCACTCTCCACCCTCATAATGGCTTTTTGGACCAATCAATGGTTGTGCCAGCTGCTGGAGCTGATGCAATAAATGATCTAAAACAGTTTGAAGGAAATATACCTGGTTTCATAAGCCACTTTCTGGATTCCACTGACTCCCAAAATATAGGGAGAATGGGACAGGGCTGTGCAAGAGAAGGGGCCAAAGAAGAGCAAGTGGTTAAGAGAGCAAGAGCAAGGTCAACAGGTGGAGGGTCAGTGAGAGAATGGGTAAGATGGataggaggaggaagaggaggaaggagaCAAAGGCGCATGGAAAGGTGGGGATTGGTGGCAAGGTTAGCATGGCGGGGTCAGGGTGGGGGTAGAGTCGGCAGACTGCTGGAAACCAGATCAACAGGGAAGAACCCAATGAGAACATTCCAGAGACGGCGAGGCAGAGAGGCATTTGTGGAAGCAGGAGAGGCAAGAGGAAGAGGCAGGCACAGGGAGAAAGGCAAGACAGGCACAATTGCAGGCAGTGAGGAGCAG AATGACCCTCCACGCAAGCGCAGGCCAAGAGGCCGTCCTCGTGTACGCCCACTTCCTCCTGCTTCCCGCAGTTTCTCAACAATGACATCAACCAAACAGGACACTCTGGATCCTACAGAACTTGACCTGTTACACACTGTGACCCCCACGCCAGCTGTTCAGATGGAGCCCATTCAGCCCATTGACACACTCCTAGATGACATCATGACAGGCCTCCATTTTCTACCCCCAGCAGAAAATCAAACCAATCAACATGGCCTTATGAACACCACAACTTCCAGGGGTCCACCCATTTCAAAGGCTATGTATCCCAACAGTCAGTCTGTAAAATCCACAGATCCAAAGCAGCATCTGGAAGGCGAAATCAGTGATATCCTCGATCACTTTCTGAGGACCTTTGAACAGCAAGTCGGTTGCTGTGGTTTAGATGCAGGAGATGAGACATCGCAAGACAAATTGGATGCAGGCAGTGGCGAATCAGACCCCAGCACTGATCCATGGAGCAGCACTCCTAAAACATATTCACAGCTACAACCGCACAACCCACACCTTCACCATCAAAAACCACAAGCAAACGTTTTACACACCTCAAGCACACTGAGCACCCAACCGCCATTTACATATAGGGTGAACCCATCAGTAGCAGAAAAAACCAATGCCCAAGATGGCCAGATACATGGGTCAGAAATGGAGAAACCATCCACAGACCAGAACATTGTGCAACAGTTCGAAAACCGAAGGCTGACTAGGAGCCAGAGCATGAAGAGAAAACTGGAAACAGCCTTAATTAGCCTTCAAAACCCGGATAAGAGGAAgtgcaaagaaaaacagagtgCTGACACTAAGAAGAAAAGACAAAGGGATGATCGAGGGCGATCTGAAGCATGTGCGAATAAAAGTGGAGTGAATAACttgaacaaaaacaacaaaaataggGCTACACGAGCTCGCATTGACGAAAGGCAAAAACAAGCAAGTGCAACAGAGAGGAGACATGGAGTGAACAGGTCTGGTAGAAGGAAGAAGAGTGTTGAAAATAGAAGTCACAAAATGGATGTTTTTTATGAAAGGAAGAAGAGCCCCCAAGAAGGAAGACCTGGAATTAATGGCTGTGGTGAGACGAAGAAGAATGTTGGAAAAGGTTATGTAGAGGCAGAACGTATATCTAATGGTCAATCGTCTGAAAAGAGCCAAATAGGAGGAACCTGTTTTGAGATAGCTTCTTCAGCTATGGAGAAGGTGAGAATGCTTCTACAGCTCCAaggtgaggaagaggatgaaaTAGCAAATGAGAGTGTGGGAATACATGGGGAAAATAAAGTAGGAAATGGAAGATTGGTCAATCATAAAAGTATATCTGGAGCTGAAGAAAGACTCGCTGTTGAAAACGGTTTGCATGGTCATCTTGGAGAGATTCAGGAGCCAGAAGACGAAGGAAGAATAATAGTTAACGGAGAGGGTGAGGGACAGGAGAGAATAAGCAGTATAGTAGAAGTGAGCCAgaggcaagaagaagaagaaagaatggCCATTGGACTGAGGCAGGAAGAACTGATGACTGAAGAATGCAGCGTGCCCTTTCAACTGAATCTGCCTTCAAATGCAG TTTTTTCAGCTAAAgaaggaaacaacaacaatgagACTACTCTCAACACTACAGAATCAGTCACAAACGTATTAGATTCATGGCCGGGTGATGTAGTGTCAGCTCTACGTGTACATTTGCTCCAGAGAGAAGTCGTGCCACCTTCTACCCAAAGCACCATGCACAAAACAGCTGACTTAACTTTGGACGTAGGAGATGCACCTCGGTTGACGTCTACAGCacaactctcacacacacaaccttgcCAAGAGCGTCTCAGCCCACACATGTCCACAAAAGACTTGCTGCAGTTGGCAGGGAGTTCTGtggatgaagaagaagatgtGGATGTGCTAGAGGTGTCCAGCCCAACCTCTGAGCTGCCTGCTGTGCCGACTGTGTTCTTGGGGGTGGATCTGAGCaccgaggaggaggaggtggacgAAGATGTTGAGATTGATGTACTTGGTCTACAATCAGATTAG
- the cryba1l1 gene encoding crystallin, beta A1, like 1, with protein sequence MYRFSRSTMMYPMVHTGMGMAPFFKVTVFEQEHFQGKYQEFTSECCNIQQCGFDNIRSIRVESGAWVGYEHHDFQGQQFVLERGEYPHWDSYCGNLAYHVERFMSFRPIFCAAHQSSRMMIYEKENFLGRCTELCDDYPSLQAMGWCGMQVGSMHVQCGAFVCYEFPGYRGRQYIMECEKHSGDYQHWKNWGSHSQTPQIQSIRRIQH encoded by the exons ATGTACCGATTCAGCCGATCCACCATGATGTATCCCATGGTGCACACTGGCATGGGCATGGCTCCATTCTTTAAG GTGACCGTGTTCGAGCAGGAGCACTTCCAGGGCAAGTATCAGGAGTTCACTTCAGAGTGCTGCAACATCCAGCAGTGCGGCTTCGACAACATCCGCTCCATCCGCGTGGAGAGTGGCGC CTGGGTGGGTTATGAGCATCATGATTTCCAGGGACAGCAGTTTGTCCTGGAGAGAGGTGAGTACCCTCACTGGGACTCCTACTGCGGAAACCTGGCCTACCATGTCGAGAGATTTATGTCCTTCAGGCCCATCTTCTGTGCT GCTCATCAGAGCAGCCGCATGATGATCTATGAGAAGGAAAACTTCCTGGGTCGCTGTACAGAGCTGTGTGATGACTACCCCTCTCTCCAGGCTATGGGCTGGTGCGGCATGCAAGTGGGCTCCATGCATGTGCAGTGTGGCGC ttttgTGTGTTACGAGTTCCCAGGCTACAGGGGCAGGCAGTACATCATGGAGTGTGAGAAGCACAGTGGAGATTACCAGCACTGGAAGAATTGGGGCTCCCACAGTCAGACTCCTCAGATCCAGTCCATCCGTAGGATCCAGCATTAA
- the crybb1l1 gene encoding beta-crystallin B1, producing the protein MSSNDDKMTASQTDGKAAQTKKSDMGMMAYKMYVFDQENFQGRMIEINAECMNVCEMGMDKVRSLRVECGPFVGWEQMNFCGEMYILEKGDYPRWDSWSNCQKNDYLLSFRPVRMDPEKHKICLYEVGDYKGRKMEIMDDDVPSLYSYGFTDRVGSIFVSCGTWVGYQYPGYRGSQYLLEKGDYRHFNEYGARYPQMQSIRRIRDMQWHPHGCYTMASK; encoded by the exons ATGTCTTCCAACGACGATAAAATGACCGCCTCTCAGACCGACGGCAAGGCCGCTCAGACCAAGAAGTCTGACATGGGCATGATGGCCTACAAg ATGTACGTGTTTGACCAGGAGAACTTCCAGGGCCGCATGATCGAGATCAATGCTGAGTGCATGAACGTGTGTGAGATGGGCATGGACAAGGTCCGCTCACTTCGTGTGGAGTGCGGCCC CTTTGTGGGTTGGGAGCAGATGAACTTCTGCGGAGAGATGTACATCCTGGAGAAGGGCGACTACCCTCGCTGGGACTCCTGGAGCAACTGCCAGAAGAACGACTACCTGCTGTCTTTTAGACCTGTCAGAATg GACCCTGAGAAGCACAAGATCTGCCTGTATGAGGTGGGTGACTACAAGGGTCGTAAGATGGAGATCATGGATGATGACGTGCCCAGTCTCTACTCCTACGGCTTCACCGACAGAGTAGGAAGCATCTTTGTCAGCTGTGGAAC CTGGGTGGGCTACCAATACCCCGGCTACCGTGGCAGCCAGTACCTGCTGGAGAAGGGCGACTATAGACACTTTAACGAGTATGGCGCTCGCTACCCTCAGATGCAGTCCATTAGGCGCATCCGTGACATGCAGTGGCACCCACATGGCTGCTACACCATGGCCAGCAAGTGA